In Cicer arietinum cultivar CDC Frontier isolate Library 1 chromosome 7, Cicar.CDCFrontier_v2.0, whole genome shotgun sequence, a single window of DNA contains:
- the LOC101515052 gene encoding respiratory burst oxidase homolog protein A-like isoform X1 produces MDHGYMKSKTSLFSLLNSSPSSSFSSSCTAENATNSLTPVRTGSKFSHEARQCRHVAENEAIQNMGMGFINDIVGHGEIMKWKDVEKRFDQVAWTGNDPEPVVTWSEFGFCIGIGMQSSPELARELLRALRGCKEWKSDITKTELHNFWSRMNDDSFNSRMRMFFDMCNRNMDGRITETDIKQTILLTASINKLSVTRDEAEDYAALIMESVDNKNKGYIEISEMEVLFKTSLSKANSPMKQGSTQKQSEECEEEEEPMTKAEVLFRTYWRRGWVVVVWLVGCFGLFGWKFDQYRKRSGFEVMGYCLPTAKGAAETLKLNMALILLPVCRNTITWLRKDPRLNYVIPFNDNINFHKLIAGGIVVGVILHGGTHLTCDFPRISDSDKSIFRQTIAAGFGYHQPTYMEILATTEVASGIGMVILMAIAFSLATKWPRRRSPVLPLSLRRVTGYNTFWYSHHLFVFVYVLLIVHSMFLFLTDKWIEKTTWMYIAFPVLLYAGERIFRAIRSGSYQVDVMKASLYPGKVLYLKIQKPEGFKYRSGMYIFIQCPQISTFQWHPFSLTSGPQDEYLSVHIRTLGDWSYQIYDLFQEAVLSGLQGCPKLYIDGPYGSSCQDHVKYDILVLIGLGIGATPFISILKDIANGVHTSQSDNSGLRECNLRKGPSKAYLYWVTREQNSFDWFRDVMKEIANSTKQQSVVEMHNFLTSVYPEGDVRSALLSVIQALHQAKNGVDIVSRTPIHTHFSRPNWFNIFSRLTRKHVGAKIGVFYCGPSNLATELKNLCTKFSTKTTTRFVFHKENY; encoded by the exons ATGGATCATGGATATATGAAGTCCAAAACTtctcttttttctctcttaaattCATCAccatcttcttccttttcttcttcttgcaCCGCTGAAAATGCTACTAACTCCTTAACTCCGGTTCGAACCGGGTCCAAGTTTTCACATGAAGCTAGACAATGTCGCCACGTGGCAGAAAATGAAGCAATTCAAAACATGGGAATGGGATTCATCAATGACATTGTTGGTCACGGTGAAATAATGAAGTGGAAGGATGTTGAGAAGCGGTTCGACCAAGTGGCTTGGACCGGTAATGATCCTGAACCGGTTGTAACATGGTCCGAATTTGGCTTTTGCATTG GGATAGGGATGCAATCATCACCGGAGTTGGCAAGAGAATTGCTAAGAGCATTAAGGGGTTGCAAGGAATGGAAATCAGATATCACAAAAACTGAACTTCACAATTTTTGGTCTCGGATGAATGATGATTCTTTTAACTCGAGAATGCGAATGTTCTTtgatat GTGTAATAGAAACATGGATGGAAGAATTACCGAGACAGATATAAAGCAg ACAATTTTATTAACCGCTTCGATAAATAAGCTATCGGTGACACGTGATGAAGCAGAGGATTATGCCGCTTTGATAATGGAATCTGTGGACAACAAAAATAAAGGCTACATTGAG ATATCTGAAATGGAGGTTCTATTCAAGACAAGTCTATCAAAGGCGAATTCTCCAATGAAACAAGGGAGCACACAGAAGCAGAGTGAGGAatgtgaagaagaagaagaaccaATGACAAAAGCGGAAGTGTTGTTTAGAACCTATTGGCGACGTGGTTGGGTTGTTGTGGTTTGGTTGGTTGGTTGTTTTGGTTTGTTTGGTTGGAAATTTGATCAGTACCGTAAGAGATCAGGGTTTGAAGTAATGGGTTATTGTCTTCCCACAGCTAAAGGTGCAGCTGAAACATTGAAACTTAATATGGCTCTTATTCTTCTTCCTGTTTGTAGAAATACAATTACTTGGCTCCGCAAGGATCCTCGTCTTAACTATGTCATTCCTTTTAATGACAATATTAACTTTCATAAG CTTATTGCTGGAGGAATAGTGGTGGGTGTAATATTACATGGAGGGACACACCTTACCTGTGATTTTCCAAGAATAAGTGATTCAGACAAATCAATTTTCCGGCAAACTATCGCAGCAGGATTTGGCTACCATCAACCAACTTACATGGAAATTTTGGCCACAACAGAGGTAGCAAGTGGAATTGGCATGGTCATTTTAATGGCCATTGCATTTTCACTAGCAACAAAGTGGCCAAGGCGTCGATCGCCTGTGCTTCCCTTGTCCCTCAGAAGGGTCACTGGTTACAACACCTTTTGGTATTCTCACCATTTGTTTGTCTTTGTGTATGTTTTGCTCATTGTTCACTCCATGTTCTTGTTCCTCACCGACAAGTGGATCGAGAAAACA ACATGGATGTACATTGCATTTCCAGTTTTATTGTATGCTGGCGAGAGGATCTTTCGCGCCATTAGATCAGGATCTTATCAAGTTGATGTTATGAAG GCAAGTCTCTATCCAGGAAAAGTTCTGTACCTCAAAATACAAAAACCAGAAGGTTTTAAGTACAGAAGTGGCATGTATATATTCATTCAGTGCCCCCAAATTTCTACCTTTCAATG GCATCCATTTTCCTTGACATCAGGACCACAAGATGAGTACCTCAGTGTGCACATTAGAACTCTTGGTGACTGGAGCTACCAAATATATGATCTATTCCAAGAG GCAGTGTTGTCTGGATTACAAGGGTGTCCAAAACTGTACATAGATGGCCCTTATGGTTCTTCTTGTCAAGACCATGTAAAGTATGACATTCTGGTACTTATTGGCCTTGGCATAGGAGCAACACCTTTCATTAGCATCCTCAAAGATATTGCTAATGGTGTCCACACATCACAAAGTgataat AGTGGTCTCAGAGAATGCAACTTAAGAAAGGGTCCATCAAAAGCCTATTTATATTGGGTTACAAGAGAACAAAACTCCTTTGATTGGTTTAGAGACGTAATGAAAGAAATAGCTAATTCAACCAAACAGCAG TCTGTTGTAGAGATGCATAATTTCCTGACCAGTGTATATCCTGAGGGAGATGTTCGTTCGGCTTTGCTAAGTGTCATTCAGGCCTTACATCAGGCCAAGAATGGCGTAGACATAGTTTCCAGGACTCCT ATACACACACATTTTTCTCGACCAAATTGGTTCAACATATTTTCCAGATTGACTCGCAAGCATGTAGGAGCAAAGATCG GAGTTTTTTATTGTGGACCATCTAACTTAGCAACAGAATTGAAGAATTTGTGCACCAAATTTTCCACAAAAACTACAACTAGATTTGTTTTCCACAAGGAAAATTATTAA
- the LOC101515052 gene encoding respiratory burst oxidase homolog protein A-like isoform X2: protein MDHGYMKSKTSLFSLLNSSPSSSFSSSCTAENATNSLTPVRTGSKFSHEARQCRHVAENEAIQNMGMGFINDIVGHGEIMKWKDVEKRFDQVAWTGIGMQSSPELARELLRALRGCKEWKSDITKTELHNFWSRMNDDSFNSRMRMFFDMCNRNMDGRITETDIKQTILLTASINKLSVTRDEAEDYAALIMESVDNKNKGYIEISEMEVLFKTSLSKANSPMKQGSTQKQSEECEEEEEPMTKAEVLFRTYWRRGWVVVVWLVGCFGLFGWKFDQYRKRSGFEVMGYCLPTAKGAAETLKLNMALILLPVCRNTITWLRKDPRLNYVIPFNDNINFHKLIAGGIVVGVILHGGTHLTCDFPRISDSDKSIFRQTIAAGFGYHQPTYMEILATTEVASGIGMVILMAIAFSLATKWPRRRSPVLPLSLRRVTGYNTFWYSHHLFVFVYVLLIVHSMFLFLTDKWIEKTTWMYIAFPVLLYAGERIFRAIRSGSYQVDVMKASLYPGKVLYLKIQKPEGFKYRSGMYIFIQCPQISTFQWHPFSLTSGPQDEYLSVHIRTLGDWSYQIYDLFQEAVLSGLQGCPKLYIDGPYGSSCQDHVKYDILVLIGLGIGATPFISILKDIANGVHTSQSDNSGLRECNLRKGPSKAYLYWVTREQNSFDWFRDVMKEIANSTKQQSVVEMHNFLTSVYPEGDVRSALLSVIQALHQAKNGVDIVSRTPIHTHFSRPNWFNIFSRLTRKHVGAKIGVFYCGPSNLATELKNLCTKFSTKTTTRFVFHKENY, encoded by the exons ATGGATCATGGATATATGAAGTCCAAAACTtctcttttttctctcttaaattCATCAccatcttcttccttttcttcttcttgcaCCGCTGAAAATGCTACTAACTCCTTAACTCCGGTTCGAACCGGGTCCAAGTTTTCACATGAAGCTAGACAATGTCGCCACGTGGCAGAAAATGAAGCAATTCAAAACATGGGAATGGGATTCATCAATGACATTGTTGGTCACGGTGAAATAATGAAGTGGAAGGATGTTGAGAAGCGGTTCGACCAAGTGGCTTGGACCG GGATAGGGATGCAATCATCACCGGAGTTGGCAAGAGAATTGCTAAGAGCATTAAGGGGTTGCAAGGAATGGAAATCAGATATCACAAAAACTGAACTTCACAATTTTTGGTCTCGGATGAATGATGATTCTTTTAACTCGAGAATGCGAATGTTCTTtgatat GTGTAATAGAAACATGGATGGAAGAATTACCGAGACAGATATAAAGCAg ACAATTTTATTAACCGCTTCGATAAATAAGCTATCGGTGACACGTGATGAAGCAGAGGATTATGCCGCTTTGATAATGGAATCTGTGGACAACAAAAATAAAGGCTACATTGAG ATATCTGAAATGGAGGTTCTATTCAAGACAAGTCTATCAAAGGCGAATTCTCCAATGAAACAAGGGAGCACACAGAAGCAGAGTGAGGAatgtgaagaagaagaagaaccaATGACAAAAGCGGAAGTGTTGTTTAGAACCTATTGGCGACGTGGTTGGGTTGTTGTGGTTTGGTTGGTTGGTTGTTTTGGTTTGTTTGGTTGGAAATTTGATCAGTACCGTAAGAGATCAGGGTTTGAAGTAATGGGTTATTGTCTTCCCACAGCTAAAGGTGCAGCTGAAACATTGAAACTTAATATGGCTCTTATTCTTCTTCCTGTTTGTAGAAATACAATTACTTGGCTCCGCAAGGATCCTCGTCTTAACTATGTCATTCCTTTTAATGACAATATTAACTTTCATAAG CTTATTGCTGGAGGAATAGTGGTGGGTGTAATATTACATGGAGGGACACACCTTACCTGTGATTTTCCAAGAATAAGTGATTCAGACAAATCAATTTTCCGGCAAACTATCGCAGCAGGATTTGGCTACCATCAACCAACTTACATGGAAATTTTGGCCACAACAGAGGTAGCAAGTGGAATTGGCATGGTCATTTTAATGGCCATTGCATTTTCACTAGCAACAAAGTGGCCAAGGCGTCGATCGCCTGTGCTTCCCTTGTCCCTCAGAAGGGTCACTGGTTACAACACCTTTTGGTATTCTCACCATTTGTTTGTCTTTGTGTATGTTTTGCTCATTGTTCACTCCATGTTCTTGTTCCTCACCGACAAGTGGATCGAGAAAACA ACATGGATGTACATTGCATTTCCAGTTTTATTGTATGCTGGCGAGAGGATCTTTCGCGCCATTAGATCAGGATCTTATCAAGTTGATGTTATGAAG GCAAGTCTCTATCCAGGAAAAGTTCTGTACCTCAAAATACAAAAACCAGAAGGTTTTAAGTACAGAAGTGGCATGTATATATTCATTCAGTGCCCCCAAATTTCTACCTTTCAATG GCATCCATTTTCCTTGACATCAGGACCACAAGATGAGTACCTCAGTGTGCACATTAGAACTCTTGGTGACTGGAGCTACCAAATATATGATCTATTCCAAGAG GCAGTGTTGTCTGGATTACAAGGGTGTCCAAAACTGTACATAGATGGCCCTTATGGTTCTTCTTGTCAAGACCATGTAAAGTATGACATTCTGGTACTTATTGGCCTTGGCATAGGAGCAACACCTTTCATTAGCATCCTCAAAGATATTGCTAATGGTGTCCACACATCACAAAGTgataat AGTGGTCTCAGAGAATGCAACTTAAGAAAGGGTCCATCAAAAGCCTATTTATATTGGGTTACAAGAGAACAAAACTCCTTTGATTGGTTTAGAGACGTAATGAAAGAAATAGCTAATTCAACCAAACAGCAG TCTGTTGTAGAGATGCATAATTTCCTGACCAGTGTATATCCTGAGGGAGATGTTCGTTCGGCTTTGCTAAGTGTCATTCAGGCCTTACATCAGGCCAAGAATGGCGTAGACATAGTTTCCAGGACTCCT ATACACACACATTTTTCTCGACCAAATTGGTTCAACATATTTTCCAGATTGACTCGCAAGCATGTAGGAGCAAAGATCG GAGTTTTTTATTGTGGACCATCTAACTTAGCAACAGAATTGAAGAATTTGTGCACCAAATTTTCCACAAAAACTACAACTAGATTTGTTTTCCACAAGGAAAATTATTAA
- the LOC101515052 gene encoding respiratory burst oxidase homolog protein F-like isoform X4 → MDHGYMKSKTSLFSLLNSSPSSSFSSSCTAENATNSLTPVRTGSKFSHEARQCRHVAENEAIQNMGMGFINDIVGHGEIMKWKDVEKRFDQVAWTGNDPEPVVTWSEFGFCIGIGMQSSPELARELLRALRGCKEWKSDITKTELHNFWSRMNDDSFNSRMRMFFDMCNRNMDGRITETDIKQTILLTASINKLSVTRDEAEDYAALIMESVDNKNKGYIEISEMEVLFKTSLSKANSPMKQGSTQKQSEECEEEEEPMTKAEVLFRTYWRRGWVVVVWLVGCFGLFGWKFDQYRKRSGFEVMGYCLPTAKGAAETLKLNMALILLPVCRNTITWLRKDPRLNYVIPFNDNINFHKLIAGGIVVGVILHGGTHLTCDFPRISDSDKSIFRQTIAAGFGYHQPTYMEILATTEVASGIGMVILMAIAFSLATKWPRRRSPVLPLSLRRVTGYNTFWYSHHLFVFVYVLLIVHSMFLFLTDKWIEKTTWMYIAFPVLLYAGERIFRAIRSGSYQVDVMKASLYPGKVLYLKIQKPEGFKYRSGMYIFIQCPQISTFQWHPFSLTSGPQDEYLSVHIRTLGDWSYQIYDLFQEAVLSGLQGCPKLYIDGPYGSSCQDHVKYDILVLIGLGIGATPFISILKDIANGVHTSQSDNWSQRMQLKKGSIKSLFILGYKRTKLL, encoded by the exons ATGGATCATGGATATATGAAGTCCAAAACTtctcttttttctctcttaaattCATCAccatcttcttccttttcttcttcttgcaCCGCTGAAAATGCTACTAACTCCTTAACTCCGGTTCGAACCGGGTCCAAGTTTTCACATGAAGCTAGACAATGTCGCCACGTGGCAGAAAATGAAGCAATTCAAAACATGGGAATGGGATTCATCAATGACATTGTTGGTCACGGTGAAATAATGAAGTGGAAGGATGTTGAGAAGCGGTTCGACCAAGTGGCTTGGACCGGTAATGATCCTGAACCGGTTGTAACATGGTCCGAATTTGGCTTTTGCATTG GGATAGGGATGCAATCATCACCGGAGTTGGCAAGAGAATTGCTAAGAGCATTAAGGGGTTGCAAGGAATGGAAATCAGATATCACAAAAACTGAACTTCACAATTTTTGGTCTCGGATGAATGATGATTCTTTTAACTCGAGAATGCGAATGTTCTTtgatat GTGTAATAGAAACATGGATGGAAGAATTACCGAGACAGATATAAAGCAg ACAATTTTATTAACCGCTTCGATAAATAAGCTATCGGTGACACGTGATGAAGCAGAGGATTATGCCGCTTTGATAATGGAATCTGTGGACAACAAAAATAAAGGCTACATTGAG ATATCTGAAATGGAGGTTCTATTCAAGACAAGTCTATCAAAGGCGAATTCTCCAATGAAACAAGGGAGCACACAGAAGCAGAGTGAGGAatgtgaagaagaagaagaaccaATGACAAAAGCGGAAGTGTTGTTTAGAACCTATTGGCGACGTGGTTGGGTTGTTGTGGTTTGGTTGGTTGGTTGTTTTGGTTTGTTTGGTTGGAAATTTGATCAGTACCGTAAGAGATCAGGGTTTGAAGTAATGGGTTATTGTCTTCCCACAGCTAAAGGTGCAGCTGAAACATTGAAACTTAATATGGCTCTTATTCTTCTTCCTGTTTGTAGAAATACAATTACTTGGCTCCGCAAGGATCCTCGTCTTAACTATGTCATTCCTTTTAATGACAATATTAACTTTCATAAG CTTATTGCTGGAGGAATAGTGGTGGGTGTAATATTACATGGAGGGACACACCTTACCTGTGATTTTCCAAGAATAAGTGATTCAGACAAATCAATTTTCCGGCAAACTATCGCAGCAGGATTTGGCTACCATCAACCAACTTACATGGAAATTTTGGCCACAACAGAGGTAGCAAGTGGAATTGGCATGGTCATTTTAATGGCCATTGCATTTTCACTAGCAACAAAGTGGCCAAGGCGTCGATCGCCTGTGCTTCCCTTGTCCCTCAGAAGGGTCACTGGTTACAACACCTTTTGGTATTCTCACCATTTGTTTGTCTTTGTGTATGTTTTGCTCATTGTTCACTCCATGTTCTTGTTCCTCACCGACAAGTGGATCGAGAAAACA ACATGGATGTACATTGCATTTCCAGTTTTATTGTATGCTGGCGAGAGGATCTTTCGCGCCATTAGATCAGGATCTTATCAAGTTGATGTTATGAAG GCAAGTCTCTATCCAGGAAAAGTTCTGTACCTCAAAATACAAAAACCAGAAGGTTTTAAGTACAGAAGTGGCATGTATATATTCATTCAGTGCCCCCAAATTTCTACCTTTCAATG GCATCCATTTTCCTTGACATCAGGACCACAAGATGAGTACCTCAGTGTGCACATTAGAACTCTTGGTGACTGGAGCTACCAAATATATGATCTATTCCAAGAG GCAGTGTTGTCTGGATTACAAGGGTGTCCAAAACTGTACATAGATGGCCCTTATGGTTCTTCTTGTCAAGACCATGTAAAGTATGACATTCTGGTACTTATTGGCCTTGGCATAGGAGCAACACCTTTCATTAGCATCCTCAAAGATATTGCTAATGGTGTCCACACATCACAAAGTgataat TGGTCTCAGAGAATGCAACTTAAGAAAGGGTCCATCAAAAGCCTATTTATATTGGGTTACAAGAGAACAAAACTCCTTTGA
- the LOC101515052 gene encoding respiratory burst oxidase homolog protein A-like isoform X3 → MMRIGMQSSPELARELLRALRGCKEWKSDITKTELHNFWSRMNDDSFNSRMRMFFDMCNRNMDGRITETDIKQTILLTASINKLSVTRDEAEDYAALIMESVDNKNKGYIEISEMEVLFKTSLSKANSPMKQGSTQKQSEECEEEEEPMTKAEVLFRTYWRRGWVVVVWLVGCFGLFGWKFDQYRKRSGFEVMGYCLPTAKGAAETLKLNMALILLPVCRNTITWLRKDPRLNYVIPFNDNINFHKLIAGGIVVGVILHGGTHLTCDFPRISDSDKSIFRQTIAAGFGYHQPTYMEILATTEVASGIGMVILMAIAFSLATKWPRRRSPVLPLSLRRVTGYNTFWYSHHLFVFVYVLLIVHSMFLFLTDKWIEKTTWMYIAFPVLLYAGERIFRAIRSGSYQVDVMKASLYPGKVLYLKIQKPEGFKYRSGMYIFIQCPQISTFQWHPFSLTSGPQDEYLSVHIRTLGDWSYQIYDLFQEAVLSGLQGCPKLYIDGPYGSSCQDHVKYDILVLIGLGIGATPFISILKDIANGVHTSQSDNSGLRECNLRKGPSKAYLYWVTREQNSFDWFRDVMKEIANSTKQQSVVEMHNFLTSVYPEGDVRSALLSVIQALHQAKNGVDIVSRTPIHTHFSRPNWFNIFSRLTRKHVGAKIGVFYCGPSNLATELKNLCTKFSTKTTTRFVFHKENY, encoded by the exons atgatGA GGATAGGGATGCAATCATCACCGGAGTTGGCAAGAGAATTGCTAAGAGCATTAAGGGGTTGCAAGGAATGGAAATCAGATATCACAAAAACTGAACTTCACAATTTTTGGTCTCGGATGAATGATGATTCTTTTAACTCGAGAATGCGAATGTTCTTtgatat GTGTAATAGAAACATGGATGGAAGAATTACCGAGACAGATATAAAGCAg ACAATTTTATTAACCGCTTCGATAAATAAGCTATCGGTGACACGTGATGAAGCAGAGGATTATGCCGCTTTGATAATGGAATCTGTGGACAACAAAAATAAAGGCTACATTGAG ATATCTGAAATGGAGGTTCTATTCAAGACAAGTCTATCAAAGGCGAATTCTCCAATGAAACAAGGGAGCACACAGAAGCAGAGTGAGGAatgtgaagaagaagaagaaccaATGACAAAAGCGGAAGTGTTGTTTAGAACCTATTGGCGACGTGGTTGGGTTGTTGTGGTTTGGTTGGTTGGTTGTTTTGGTTTGTTTGGTTGGAAATTTGATCAGTACCGTAAGAGATCAGGGTTTGAAGTAATGGGTTATTGTCTTCCCACAGCTAAAGGTGCAGCTGAAACATTGAAACTTAATATGGCTCTTATTCTTCTTCCTGTTTGTAGAAATACAATTACTTGGCTCCGCAAGGATCCTCGTCTTAACTATGTCATTCCTTTTAATGACAATATTAACTTTCATAAG CTTATTGCTGGAGGAATAGTGGTGGGTGTAATATTACATGGAGGGACACACCTTACCTGTGATTTTCCAAGAATAAGTGATTCAGACAAATCAATTTTCCGGCAAACTATCGCAGCAGGATTTGGCTACCATCAACCAACTTACATGGAAATTTTGGCCACAACAGAGGTAGCAAGTGGAATTGGCATGGTCATTTTAATGGCCATTGCATTTTCACTAGCAACAAAGTGGCCAAGGCGTCGATCGCCTGTGCTTCCCTTGTCCCTCAGAAGGGTCACTGGTTACAACACCTTTTGGTATTCTCACCATTTGTTTGTCTTTGTGTATGTTTTGCTCATTGTTCACTCCATGTTCTTGTTCCTCACCGACAAGTGGATCGAGAAAACA ACATGGATGTACATTGCATTTCCAGTTTTATTGTATGCTGGCGAGAGGATCTTTCGCGCCATTAGATCAGGATCTTATCAAGTTGATGTTATGAAG GCAAGTCTCTATCCAGGAAAAGTTCTGTACCTCAAAATACAAAAACCAGAAGGTTTTAAGTACAGAAGTGGCATGTATATATTCATTCAGTGCCCCCAAATTTCTACCTTTCAATG GCATCCATTTTCCTTGACATCAGGACCACAAGATGAGTACCTCAGTGTGCACATTAGAACTCTTGGTGACTGGAGCTACCAAATATATGATCTATTCCAAGAG GCAGTGTTGTCTGGATTACAAGGGTGTCCAAAACTGTACATAGATGGCCCTTATGGTTCTTCTTGTCAAGACCATGTAAAGTATGACATTCTGGTACTTATTGGCCTTGGCATAGGAGCAACACCTTTCATTAGCATCCTCAAAGATATTGCTAATGGTGTCCACACATCACAAAGTgataat AGTGGTCTCAGAGAATGCAACTTAAGAAAGGGTCCATCAAAAGCCTATTTATATTGGGTTACAAGAGAACAAAACTCCTTTGATTGGTTTAGAGACGTAATGAAAGAAATAGCTAATTCAACCAAACAGCAG TCTGTTGTAGAGATGCATAATTTCCTGACCAGTGTATATCCTGAGGGAGATGTTCGTTCGGCTTTGCTAAGTGTCATTCAGGCCTTACATCAGGCCAAGAATGGCGTAGACATAGTTTCCAGGACTCCT ATACACACACATTTTTCTCGACCAAATTGGTTCAACATATTTTCCAGATTGACTCGCAAGCATGTAGGAGCAAAGATCG GAGTTTTTTATTGTGGACCATCTAACTTAGCAACAGAATTGAAGAATTTGTGCACCAAATTTTCCACAAAAACTACAACTAGATTTGTTTTCCACAAGGAAAATTATTAA
- the LOC101515052 gene encoding respiratory burst oxidase homolog protein F-like isoform X5 → MDHGYMKSKTSLFSLLNSSPSSSFSSSCTAENATNSLTPVRTGSKFSHEARQCRHVAENEAIQNMGMGFINDIVGHGEIMKWKDVEKRFDQVAWTGNDPEPVVTWSEFGFCIGIGMQSSPELARELLRALRGCKEWKSDITKTELHNFWSRMNDDSFNSRMRMFFDMCNRNMDGRITETDIKQTILLTASINKLSVTRDEAEDYAALIMESVDNKNKGYIEISEMEVLFKTSLSKANSPMKQGSTQKQSEECEEEEEPMTKAEVLFRTYWRRGWVVVVWLVGCFGLFGWKFDQYRKRSGFEVMGYCLPTAKGAAETLKLNMALILLPVCRNTITWLRKDPRLNYVIPFNDNINFHKLIAGGIVVGVILHGGTHLTCDFPRISDSDKSIFRQTIAAGFGYHQPTYMEILATTEVASGIGMVILMAIAFSLATKWPRRRSPVLPLSLRRVTGYNTFWYSHHLFVFVYVLLIVHSMFLFLTDKWIEKTTWMYIAFPVLLYAGERIFRAIRSGSYQVDVMKASLYPGKVLYLKIQKPEGFKYRSGMYIFIQCPQISTFQWHPFSLTSGPQDEYLSVHIRTLGDWSYQIYDLFQEAVLSGLQGCPKLYIDGPYGSSCQDHVKYDILVLIGLGIGATPFISILKDIANGVHTSQSDNRMQLKKGSIKSLFILGYKRTKLL, encoded by the exons ATGGATCATGGATATATGAAGTCCAAAACTtctcttttttctctcttaaattCATCAccatcttcttccttttcttcttcttgcaCCGCTGAAAATGCTACTAACTCCTTAACTCCGGTTCGAACCGGGTCCAAGTTTTCACATGAAGCTAGACAATGTCGCCACGTGGCAGAAAATGAAGCAATTCAAAACATGGGAATGGGATTCATCAATGACATTGTTGGTCACGGTGAAATAATGAAGTGGAAGGATGTTGAGAAGCGGTTCGACCAAGTGGCTTGGACCGGTAATGATCCTGAACCGGTTGTAACATGGTCCGAATTTGGCTTTTGCATTG GGATAGGGATGCAATCATCACCGGAGTTGGCAAGAGAATTGCTAAGAGCATTAAGGGGTTGCAAGGAATGGAAATCAGATATCACAAAAACTGAACTTCACAATTTTTGGTCTCGGATGAATGATGATTCTTTTAACTCGAGAATGCGAATGTTCTTtgatat GTGTAATAGAAACATGGATGGAAGAATTACCGAGACAGATATAAAGCAg ACAATTTTATTAACCGCTTCGATAAATAAGCTATCGGTGACACGTGATGAAGCAGAGGATTATGCCGCTTTGATAATGGAATCTGTGGACAACAAAAATAAAGGCTACATTGAG ATATCTGAAATGGAGGTTCTATTCAAGACAAGTCTATCAAAGGCGAATTCTCCAATGAAACAAGGGAGCACACAGAAGCAGAGTGAGGAatgtgaagaagaagaagaaccaATGACAAAAGCGGAAGTGTTGTTTAGAACCTATTGGCGACGTGGTTGGGTTGTTGTGGTTTGGTTGGTTGGTTGTTTTGGTTTGTTTGGTTGGAAATTTGATCAGTACCGTAAGAGATCAGGGTTTGAAGTAATGGGTTATTGTCTTCCCACAGCTAAAGGTGCAGCTGAAACATTGAAACTTAATATGGCTCTTATTCTTCTTCCTGTTTGTAGAAATACAATTACTTGGCTCCGCAAGGATCCTCGTCTTAACTATGTCATTCCTTTTAATGACAATATTAACTTTCATAAG CTTATTGCTGGAGGAATAGTGGTGGGTGTAATATTACATGGAGGGACACACCTTACCTGTGATTTTCCAAGAATAAGTGATTCAGACAAATCAATTTTCCGGCAAACTATCGCAGCAGGATTTGGCTACCATCAACCAACTTACATGGAAATTTTGGCCACAACAGAGGTAGCAAGTGGAATTGGCATGGTCATTTTAATGGCCATTGCATTTTCACTAGCAACAAAGTGGCCAAGGCGTCGATCGCCTGTGCTTCCCTTGTCCCTCAGAAGGGTCACTGGTTACAACACCTTTTGGTATTCTCACCATTTGTTTGTCTTTGTGTATGTTTTGCTCATTGTTCACTCCATGTTCTTGTTCCTCACCGACAAGTGGATCGAGAAAACA ACATGGATGTACATTGCATTTCCAGTTTTATTGTATGCTGGCGAGAGGATCTTTCGCGCCATTAGATCAGGATCTTATCAAGTTGATGTTATGAAG GCAAGTCTCTATCCAGGAAAAGTTCTGTACCTCAAAATACAAAAACCAGAAGGTTTTAAGTACAGAAGTGGCATGTATATATTCATTCAGTGCCCCCAAATTTCTACCTTTCAATG GCATCCATTTTCCTTGACATCAGGACCACAAGATGAGTACCTCAGTGTGCACATTAGAACTCTTGGTGACTGGAGCTACCAAATATATGATCTATTCCAAGAG GCAGTGTTGTCTGGATTACAAGGGTGTCCAAAACTGTACATAGATGGCCCTTATGGTTCTTCTTGTCAAGACCATGTAAAGTATGACATTCTGGTACTTATTGGCCTTGGCATAGGAGCAACACCTTTCATTAGCATCCTCAAAGATATTGCTAATGGTGTCCACACATCACAAAGTgataat AGAATGCAACTTAAGAAAGGGTCCATCAAAAGCCTATTTATATTGGGTTACAAGAGAACAAAACTCCTTTGA